One window from the genome of Synechococcus sp. PROS-7-1 encodes:
- a CDS encoding aminotransferase class V-fold PLP-dependent enzyme, giving the protein MVSDRDSFLHGPARSSLEASEPLAPFASPDGLDPQLQMFLQEACSQLCAWFGTANQRSPLPSLRLLPDAFPETEGLGAQHLLDDLQQVMDGAYQPSHPGALAHLDPPPNTASIAAELICAGLNNNLLAEELSPSLSQLERQLCGWFASCLDLPMGSGGVAASGGTLSNLTALVTARHSQGLNAVSDAVVLTSEDAHVSLAKACRVMGLHADALRRIPVDANGCLRLDALQEELNGLASEQRPCLAIVATAGTTVRGAIDPLRAIATLAKTHGTWLHVDGAIGAVFALSGQTRELVAGLGEADSITVNPQKLLGIAKTSSLLLVRDASTLHAAFRTGLPYMEPASVGAHGGEMGLQGSRPAEILKLWLGLRQLGMVGINSLLVKAVARRERLQQCLDVQALDLLSGPLHLLTCVPKNADSNASERWSARLRQGLLDEQIMVSRPQYRGRHHIKVVLGNPHTSDALIDHLGMRINQSSGRSSH; this is encoded by the coding sequence ATGGTTTCTGATCGCGACTCTTTCTTGCACGGCCCCGCTCGGTCATCTTTAGAAGCATCGGAGCCATTGGCACCCTTTGCTTCACCCGATGGCCTAGACCCTCAGTTGCAGATGTTTCTGCAGGAGGCCTGCTCCCAACTTTGCGCCTGGTTTGGCACTGCCAACCAACGGTCTCCCCTGCCTTCGCTGCGTTTGCTCCCTGATGCTTTCCCTGAGACGGAAGGACTTGGAGCACAACATCTTCTGGATGATCTCCAGCAGGTCATGGATGGGGCTTACCAGCCATCACATCCTGGTGCCTTGGCCCATTTGGATCCGCCACCGAATACAGCCTCGATTGCAGCAGAGCTGATTTGTGCAGGACTGAACAACAACCTTCTGGCCGAGGAACTGTCGCCGAGTCTTTCGCAGCTGGAGCGTCAACTCTGTGGATGGTTTGCGTCCTGTCTCGACCTCCCGATGGGGTCAGGGGGCGTCGCTGCCAGCGGGGGCACGCTGAGCAACCTCACCGCGCTGGTCACAGCCCGTCATTCCCAGGGGCTGAATGCTGTTTCTGACGCTGTCGTCCTGACAAGTGAGGACGCCCATGTGTCCTTGGCCAAGGCCTGCAGGGTGATGGGACTTCATGCTGATGCTCTGCGGCGAATCCCCGTGGATGCCAATGGATGTCTGCGGCTGGATGCCCTACAAGAGGAACTCAACGGACTCGCATCTGAGCAGCGTCCATGTTTGGCCATCGTCGCCACCGCTGGAACGACAGTGCGTGGTGCGATTGACCCCTTGCGGGCAATCGCAACGCTTGCCAAGACCCATGGCACCTGGCTGCATGTGGATGGTGCCATTGGCGCTGTTTTTGCTCTCTCGGGACAGACCCGCGAACTGGTGGCCGGATTGGGTGAAGCCGATTCAATCACCGTCAATCCCCAGAAACTGCTCGGGATCGCCAAAACCTCCTCGTTGTTGCTGGTTCGCGATGCGTCCACCCTGCACGCTGCATTCAGAACCGGACTTCCTTACATGGAGCCAGCTTCCGTTGGTGCTCACGGGGGTGAGATGGGGTTGCAAGGCAGTCGACCGGCAGAAATCCTCAAGCTTTGGCTGGGTTTGCGTCAACTCGGGATGGTTGGAATCAACTCACTTCTGGTGAAGGCTGTGGCACGCAGGGAGCGGTTGCAGCAATGCCTCGACGTTCAGGCGCTGGATCTTCTCTCTGGCCCGCTCCATCTGTTGACCTGTGTACCGAAAAACGCAGACTCCAACGCCAGTGAACGTTGGTCAGCACGCCTCCGTCAGGGGCTTCTCGATGAGCAAATCATGGTGTCAAGACCCCAGTACAGAGGCCGCCATCACATCAAAGTGGTGCTTGGAAATCCCCATACATCTGACGCCCTGATCGACCATCTGGGGATGCGCATCAACCAATCGTCCGGGCGGAGTTCGCACTGA
- a CDS encoding nucleoside deaminase: protein MQRLLNRAERVGVTGEIPVAAVLLDQAGRCIGHGSNRRETHRDPLGHAELMALRQGAWLLGDWRMNHCTLLVTLEPCPMCAGALVQARVGQVIFAARDRKRGGLGSTINLADHESAHHHMRVVGGVMEEEASILLGGWFRQRRRSLGGNGEALTQTN from the coding sequence ATGCAGCGGCTGCTCAATCGCGCTGAGCGCGTGGGTGTCACTGGAGAGATTCCTGTGGCGGCTGTTCTTCTCGATCAAGCAGGGCGGTGCATTGGCCACGGATCCAATCGCAGGGAAACCCACAGAGACCCACTCGGACATGCGGAGTTAATGGCGCTGCGTCAGGGCGCCTGGCTGCTTGGCGATTGGCGCATGAACCACTGCACCCTGCTGGTGACCCTGGAGCCATGCCCGATGTGTGCGGGAGCACTCGTTCAGGCCAGAGTTGGACAAGTGATTTTTGCTGCCAGAGACCGCAAGCGCGGTGGACTGGGCAGCACGATCAATCTTGCTGACCATGAATCAGCTCACCACCACATGCGAGTGGTGGGTGGAGTCATGGAAGAGGAAGCATCGATACTGCTGGGGGGCTGGTTCAGGCAGCGACGCAGGAGCCTTGGCGGAAACGGGGAAGCTCTGACTCAAACAAATTGA
- a CDS encoding alanine--glyoxylate aminotransferase family protein: MVSGQPMTHSLPQVESRHRRSVGPISTPDRLLLGPGPSNAHPTVLSALARTPIGHLDPLYVDLMGEVQELLRYAWQTDNRLTLPMSGTGSAAMEATLANTVEPGDRVLVAVKGYFGNRLADMAGRYRADVRVIEKPWGEAFTLDELASALQHHKPAVLAMVHAETSTGVRQPMEGVGDLCREHDCLLLLDTVTSLGGVPLYLDEWKVDMAYSCSQKGLSCPPGLGPFTMGPRAEAKLAARKDKVPNWYLDVSLLNQYWGSDRVYHHTAPVNMNFGMREALRLLAEEGLDNAWSRHRRNAEALWNGLESLGLEMHVPEDLRLPTLTTVRIPDDVDGKAFSSHLLNSHGIEVGGGLGVLAGKIWRIGLMGYNSTPENVNRLLNLFESELPRFRQGSCVAA; the protein is encoded by the coding sequence ATGGTTTCCGGCCAGCCGATGACGCACTCTCTTCCCCAGGTTGAATCGCGCCATCGCAGATCCGTTGGCCCTATCAGTACGCCTGACCGCCTTCTGTTAGGCCCAGGTCCCTCCAACGCCCATCCGACTGTTCTGTCTGCTCTGGCAAGAACGCCGATCGGCCATCTCGATCCTCTCTATGTGGATTTGATGGGTGAAGTCCAGGAGTTGCTCCGTTACGCCTGGCAGACGGACAACCGCCTCACCTTGCCCATGAGCGGCACCGGTAGTGCTGCGATGGAAGCCACATTGGCGAACACGGTGGAGCCCGGCGATCGCGTGTTGGTCGCAGTCAAGGGCTATTTCGGAAATCGCCTTGCCGACATGGCAGGCCGATACAGAGCTGATGTTCGTGTCATCGAAAAACCCTGGGGTGAGGCGTTCACGCTCGATGAGTTGGCTTCTGCGCTGCAGCATCACAAGCCTGCAGTCCTGGCCATGGTGCATGCCGAAACCTCCACAGGGGTGCGCCAACCCATGGAGGGCGTTGGTGATCTCTGCCGTGAGCACGACTGTCTTCTTCTCCTTGACACAGTCACATCACTCGGAGGTGTTCCCCTTTACCTCGATGAATGGAAGGTGGATATGGCCTACAGCTGCAGCCAGAAGGGGCTGAGCTGCCCTCCAGGCTTGGGACCGTTCACCATGGGTCCTCGTGCGGAAGCCAAGCTCGCTGCCAGAAAAGACAAGGTTCCCAATTGGTATCTGGATGTTTCCCTGTTGAATCAGTACTGGGGGAGTGACAGGGTCTATCACCACACGGCGCCGGTGAACATGAACTTCGGCATGCGTGAAGCCCTGCGTCTGCTTGCAGAGGAAGGTCTGGACAATGCATGGTCACGCCATCGCCGCAATGCTGAAGCGCTTTGGAACGGACTTGAATCTCTCGGCCTTGAAATGCACGTTCCCGAGGATCTACGACTGCCCACCCTCACGACTGTTCGGATTCCCGATGATGTGGATGGAAAAGCCTTTTCCTCCCACCTTCTCAACTCCCATGGCATTGAAGTTGGCGGTGGTCTTGGCGTTCTGGCAGGGAAGATCTGGAGAATTGGCCTGATGGGTTACAACTCCACTCCAGAGAATGTGAATCGTCTGCTCAATTTGTTTGAGTCAGAGCTTCCCCGTTTCCGCCAAGGCTCCTGCGTCGCTGCCTGA